A genome region from Armatimonadota bacterium includes the following:
- a CDS encoding prepilin-type N-terminal cleavage/methylation domain-containing protein: protein MRKLKAFTLIELLVVIAIIAILAAILFPVFAQAREKARQTACLSNTKQILLAIIQYDQDYDEMLPRLQVGPINWDGNINTDDEGIGMENELEPYIKAGVTWGPERKSSVWACPSDSVLRDDCDGAPGVGVGYDISYGYTYYNPADPTRDYGVFAGDEGVDSLTDAGIGAPSDTIIQFEWWEPNNYSRFIANYRDNNADIATFPAWPGFLSIGNYCGDGYQWHFSIGAHNGQTNMGFMDGHAKSMNHTRVMNTTCPTPGCLWNGLAPNLIHYDAQYHTD, encoded by the coding sequence ATGCGAAAGCTAAAGGCTTTTACGCTGATTGAACTTCTAGTTGTCATCGCCATTATCGCCATACTGGCAGCAATCCTCTTTCCGGTGTTCGCGCAAGCACGCGAGAAGGCGCGCCAGACGGCTTGCCTCAGCAACACCAAGCAGATTCTGCTGGCGATTATCCAGTACGATCAAGACTACGACGAGATGCTTCCGCGCCTCCAGGTCGGCCCGATCAACTGGGACGGCAACATCAACACGGACGATGAAGGCATCGGCATGGAGAACGAGCTGGAGCCCTACATCAAGGCTGGTGTTACGTGGGGGCCGGAGCGCAAATCGAGCGTATGGGCGTGTCCCAGCGACAGTGTGCTCCGTGACGATTGTGATGGCGCTCCGGGGGTTGGCGTCGGCTACGACATCAGCTACGGCTACACGTATTACAATCCCGCGGACCCAACGCGCGACTACGGCGTGTTTGCTGGTGACGAGGGTGTCGATTCCCTGACCGATGCCGGCATCGGCGCGCCCTCCGATACCATCATCCAGTTTGAGTGGTGGGAACCCAATAACTACTCGCGCTTCATCGCCAACTATCGCGACAACAACGCCGATATCGCAACGTTCCCAGCGTGGCCGGGCTTCCTGAGCATCGGCAACTACTGCGGTGATGGCTACCAGTGGCACTTCTCCATCGGCGCCCACAATGGCCAGACTAACATGGGTTTCATGGACGGTCACGCGAAATCCATGAATCACACGCGCGTCATGAACACCACATGTCCCACGCCTGGCTGTTTGTGGAACGGTCTTGCACCTAACCTGATCCACTACGACGCGCAATACCACACAGACTGA
- a CDS encoding 2-oxoglutarate dehydrogenase E1 component, producing MNQSSQFCGPNAAWALDLYERYLQDPNSVDEATRRAFAAGAPGLPAASSVDSEPAPAGVAGERLVRRVAAAARYARIIRQQGHLGAHVNPLDAETAVPPELGFAANGLEVGDLDDLPASVVGGPLAETASNAAEAVDRLRGVYSGSIGYDLEHVTNAEERYWLRDAAESGAFQKDFDAADSRKMLKSLTEVEAFEQYLHQTYAGAKRFSVEGTDMLVPMLSELLQEAAAAGAREWVLGMAHRGRLNVLAHILCKPYEMILSEFHEAGAVEEAQDAATETAAGWSGDVKYHLGARGAFHENGTSEMQLTLLPNPSHLEFVNPVVEGHTRAAQDLRQGPGAPSQETGRALAVLVHGDAAFPGQGIVAETLNLSRLFGYNTGGTIHIIANNQIGFTTDPDDGRSTLYASDLAKGFEVPIVHVNADDPAACTAVAHMAFAYRERFHKDFLIDLIGYRRYGHNEGDEPAFTQPVLYEAIRNHPTVRMLWLHRLVSEGIVTLADGEAQLAAVRARLQVARAAARGQEDSDIPVDDRSSASVSPRAVTKEELESWNDALLQRPESFHRNVKLEEQGANALQKRRELLHAVGGIQWAHAEALAFAAVLTDGTAVRMSGQDTQRGTFSQRHLVLRDSVTGDGYVPLQHLPSAKAPFAIYNSPLSENACLGFEYGYSMHAPGVLVLWEAQFGDFANSAQVIIDQFIVSGSAKWRQTPSLVLLLPHGYEGQGSEHSSARLERYLQLAADRNICVVNCTTPGQYFHLLRRHVASLLTAPRPLIVMAPKKLLRLSPAMQKDARLGTSLDDLVSGAFQPVIRDREAERRARSISRLILCTGKVYAELIQEKRFIESKRAAAVRIEELYPFPGAEIRDAIAAFPNLIELVWLQEEPRNMGAWSYIAPRILAESGWQGTLTYIGRPESASPAEGSQARHDAEQRRVLDEATSDAPAPAELEIARAG from the coding sequence ATGAACCAATCCAGCCAGTTCTGCGGGCCCAACGCCGCATGGGCCCTTGATCTTTACGAGCGCTATCTTCAGGACCCCAACTCCGTCGACGAAGCGACGCGTCGCGCTTTTGCAGCCGGCGCTCCGGGTTTGCCAGCCGCCTCTTCGGTCGATTCTGAGCCGGCCCCAGCAGGTGTGGCCGGCGAGCGACTTGTGCGGCGCGTGGCGGCCGCCGCTCGGTACGCACGCATCATCCGTCAACAAGGGCATCTCGGCGCGCATGTAAATCCCCTGGATGCGGAGACTGCCGTTCCTCCAGAACTTGGTTTCGCAGCCAACGGCCTGGAAGTCGGCGACCTTGACGATCTGCCCGCGAGCGTGGTCGGCGGTCCGCTTGCCGAAACCGCCTCGAACGCGGCCGAAGCGGTAGATAGGCTTCGCGGCGTCTATTCCGGGTCGATTGGCTATGACCTGGAGCATGTTACAAATGCCGAGGAACGCTACTGGCTGCGCGATGCGGCTGAGAGTGGCGCATTCCAGAAAGACTTCGACGCGGCTGACAGTCGCAAAATGCTCAAATCGCTCACCGAGGTGGAGGCCTTTGAGCAGTATCTGCACCAGACATATGCCGGCGCCAAGCGATTTTCCGTAGAAGGCACCGACATGCTGGTGCCGATGCTCTCGGAACTGCTCCAGGAAGCCGCTGCCGCCGGTGCTCGTGAATGGGTCCTCGGTATGGCGCATCGCGGTCGCTTGAACGTACTGGCGCACATTCTCTGCAAGCCGTATGAGATGATCCTGTCGGAGTTTCATGAAGCCGGCGCCGTGGAGGAGGCGCAGGACGCTGCCACTGAGACTGCTGCCGGTTGGTCCGGCGACGTGAAGTATCACCTCGGAGCACGTGGCGCCTTTCATGAAAACGGCACGAGCGAGATGCAGCTGACGCTGCTGCCAAACCCCAGCCACCTGGAGTTTGTCAATCCCGTGGTAGAGGGCCACACCCGCGCGGCGCAGGACCTCCGCCAGGGGCCAGGGGCGCCGAGCCAGGAGACCGGCCGCGCGCTTGCCGTGCTGGTCCATGGCGATGCTGCATTTCCCGGACAGGGCATCGTTGCAGAAACGCTCAACCTCTCGCGCCTGTTCGGTTACAACACCGGCGGCACGATCCATATCATTGCAAATAATCAGATCGGCTTTACGACAGACCCCGACGACGGCCGATCCACCCTGTACGCTTCGGACCTTGCCAAGGGATTTGAGGTGCCAATCGTTCACGTGAACGCCGACGACCCGGCCGCCTGCACGGCCGTGGCTCACATGGCGTTCGCCTATCGCGAACGCTTCCACAAGGATTTCCTGATCGATCTGATTGGCTACCGGCGATACGGGCACAACGAGGGCGACGAGCCGGCATTTACACAACCGGTGCTGTACGAGGCAATTCGTAACCATCCCACGGTCCGGATGTTGTGGCTGCATCGATTGGTGTCGGAAGGCATTGTCACGTTAGCAGACGGTGAAGCGCAGTTGGCGGCCGTACGTGCGCGGCTCCAGGTCGCTCGCGCCGCAGCGCGCGGCCAGGAAGACTCCGATATTCCTGTCGACGACCGCAGCTCGGCGAGTGTAAGCCCGCGTGCCGTAACCAAGGAAGAGTTGGAAAGCTGGAACGATGCGCTGCTACAGCGCCCGGAGTCGTTTCACCGTAACGTCAAACTCGAAGAGCAGGGCGCCAACGCGCTTCAAAAGCGCCGCGAGTTGCTGCACGCGGTCGGCGGCATACAGTGGGCGCATGCCGAAGCCCTGGCGTTTGCCGCGGTACTTACCGACGGTACGGCAGTTCGCATGTCGGGGCAGGACACCCAGCGAGGTACCTTCAGCCAGCGGCACCTGGTACTGCGAGATAGCGTTACCGGTGACGGCTACGTGCCGCTTCAGCATCTGCCAAGTGCTAAAGCGCCGTTCGCTATATATAACTCCCCGCTCTCCGAGAATGCATGTCTGGGCTTTGAGTACGGGTACAGCATGCATGCCCCGGGCGTGCTGGTACTGTGGGAGGCGCAATTTGGAGACTTCGCCAACTCGGCGCAGGTGATCATTGACCAGTTTATCGTTTCAGGCAGCGCGAAGTGGCGGCAGACACCCTCATTGGTGCTGCTGCTGCCACATGGATACGAGGGGCAGGGTTCCGAGCACTCGAGCGCTCGTCTGGAGCGGTATCTTCAACTCGCCGCAGACAGAAACATCTGCGTCGTCAACTGCACAACCCCCGGACAGTACTTTCATCTTCTCCGACGGCATGTGGCGTCGCTGCTTACAGCACCCCGCCCGCTGATTGTTATGGCCCCGAAAAAACTACTGCGCCTGTCTCCAGCCATGCAGAAGGATGCCAGGCTCGGCACCTCCCTGGACGATCTGGTTAGTGGCGCCTTCCAGCCGGTGATACGCGACCGCGAGGCCGAGCGCCGGGCACGTTCAATCAGCCGATTGATCCTCTGCACCGGCAAGGTGTACGCCGAACTGATCCAGGAGAAGCGCTTCATCGAGTCGAAGCGAGCCGCGGCCGTGCGAATCGAGGAGCTGTATCCGTTTCCTGGGGCTGAGATTCGCGATGCCATCGCAGCGTTCCCAAATCTCATAGAGCTCGTATGGCTTCAGGAAGAGCCGCGTAATATGGGTGCGTGGAGCTATATCGCTCCGCGTATCCTGGCCGAGAGCGGCTGGCAGGGTACGCTCACGTACATAGGTCGTCCCGAATCGGCGAGCCCGGCCGAGGGTTCGCAGGCACGGCACGATGCAGAGCAGCGGCGGGTGCTCGATGAAGCGACGTCTGACGCGCCGGCGCCGGCAGAGTTGGAGATTGCCCGGGCCGGTTAG
- the ftsH gene encoding ATP-dependent zinc metalloprotease FtsH, with protein MILLFQTGVFKGFGSSTKTLTYSELLTKIHSQPQTIAQITFEKDQATGTFRNTEQVIPGDEHAQFEVNLPDSPEARSKLIDLLQANSVTFQFKQSLLSDWLQGMFSMILLPVIFIAIFWILLMRQSQSGGNQALNFGRSRAKRLTETVPKVTFGEVAGVDEAKQELEEIVEFLKNAKKFQNLGAKIPKGVLLLGPPGCGKTMLARAVAGEAGVPFFHISGSDFVEMFVGVGASRVRDLFETAKTNRPSLIFIDEIDAVGRQRGAGLGGGHDEREQTLNQLLVEMDGFDPNAGVIMIAATNRPDVLDPALLRPGRFDRRIVVDAPDVVGRKAIFEVHLRGKPVDTDVNVDTLARLTPGFTGADIMNVVNEAAILAARRDKSKISMAEFDEARDRVLMGPERKTRMNSKLKLKVVAYHELGHAIVAAKIPNADPVYKITVIPRGMSGGATWFLPKEETLETRQDMLDDITASLGGRVAEQLVFGDVTTGASADLDQATNIARAMVCEYGMSERLGPLRLGRRHGNPFLGRDIMEDRDYSEEVARAIDEEVRAFIDQGYTRAVAILTEFRDKMDEIADVLMVKETLTREEFLALLNGEATGEQVMSGMFLPPPPPPPTGTTTTVEPDLPRLPPQLRPEPA; from the coding sequence GTGATACTCCTGTTTCAGACGGGGGTATTCAAGGGCTTCGGGTCGTCGACCAAAACGTTAACGTATAGTGAGCTGCTGACCAAAATACATTCTCAGCCTCAGACGATAGCGCAAATCACGTTTGAAAAGGACCAGGCGACCGGAACGTTCCGGAATACCGAGCAGGTAATACCGGGCGACGAGCACGCCCAATTTGAGGTGAATCTGCCGGATTCACCGGAGGCGCGCAGCAAGCTGATCGATTTGCTGCAGGCCAATTCAGTCACCTTTCAGTTTAAGCAGTCGCTGCTTTCAGACTGGCTACAGGGCATGTTCAGCATGATCCTGCTGCCTGTCATCTTCATCGCGATCTTTTGGATCCTGCTCATGCGGCAGAGCCAGAGCGGCGGCAACCAGGCGCTTAACTTTGGCCGGAGCCGCGCCAAGCGCCTCACCGAAACGGTGCCCAAGGTGACTTTCGGAGAAGTCGCAGGCGTCGACGAGGCGAAGCAGGAACTCGAGGAGATTGTTGAGTTCCTGAAGAACGCCAAAAAGTTTCAGAATTTGGGCGCAAAGATCCCTAAGGGCGTGCTTTTGCTGGGCCCTCCCGGCTGCGGTAAGACCATGCTGGCGCGCGCCGTCGCGGGCGAGGCCGGCGTTCCTTTCTTTCACATCTCCGGCTCCGACTTTGTGGAGATGTTTGTGGGCGTAGGCGCTAGCCGAGTTCGGGACCTGTTCGAAACGGCCAAAACAAATCGGCCCAGCCTCATTTTCATCGACGAGATTGACGCCGTTGGGCGCCAGCGCGGAGCGGGTCTCGGCGGCGGCCATGACGAGCGCGAACAGACACTCAACCAGCTATTGGTGGAGATGGACGGATTCGATCCGAATGCTGGCGTCATCATGATCGCTGCCACCAACCGGCCGGATGTGCTCGATCCAGCCTTGCTGCGGCCCGGGCGGTTTGATCGTCGGATCGTGGTCGACGCGCCGGACGTAGTGGGCCGAAAGGCAATCTTTGAGGTTCACCTGCGAGGTAAACCGGTGGATACGGATGTGAACGTCGACACGCTCGCACGCCTTACTCCCGGCTTTACCGGCGCAGACATTATGAATGTGGTGAACGAGGCGGCTATTCTTGCCGCTCGGCGCGACAAGAGCAAGATATCCATGGCCGAGTTCGATGAAGCTCGCGACCGCGTGCTGATGGGACCGGAGCGCAAGACACGGATGAACAGCAAGCTCAAGCTGAAGGTGGTCGCTTACCACGAGCTTGGTCACGCTATTGTTGCCGCGAAGATCCCGAATGCCGACCCGGTTTACAAGATCACCGTGATTCCGCGCGGCATGAGTGGTGGCGCGACCTGGTTCCTGCCCAAGGAAGAGACACTGGAGACACGGCAGGATATGCTGGACGACATCACGGCCTCCCTGGGTGGCCGGGTTGCCGAACAGCTGGTGTTTGGCGATGTAACCACCGGCGCCTCCGCCGACCTGGACCAGGCGACCAACATAGCGCGCGCCATGGTGTGTGAATACGGAATGAGCGAGCGACTCGGCCCGCTCCGACTTGGCCGCCGGCACGGTAACCCGTTCCTTGGCCGCGATATCATGGAAGATCGCGACTACAGTGAGGAGGTTGCGCGGGCGATCGACGAGGAGGTCCGCGCCTTTATCGATCAGGGATATACACGGGCGGTGGCGATCCTCACGGAGTTTCGCGACAAAATGGACGAGATCGCCGACGTGCTTATGGTCAAAGAGACGCTGACGCGGGAAGAGTTTCTTGCTCTCCTGAACGGAGAGGCAACCGGGGAACAGGTGATGTCCGGCATGTTCCTGCCGCCACCACCACCGCCGCCGACGGGTACAACCACGACCGTTGAGCCGGACCTCCCGCGACTTCCTCCACAGTTGCGCCCAGAGCCGGCGTAA
- the tilS gene encoding tRNA lysidine(34) synthetase TilS has product MAKPVSAPQACSDPFEELVVGARVVLAGSGVAAGQRLLVGVSGGADSSALLCVLARIAEEDGLLLTAAHLDHGLRANAHEDASCAEMMCRRLGVPLVSNREDVDAIRHRARCSIEEAARLARHRFLRRAATDSGAALIAVGHTRDDVVETVLLNLLRGSGLRGIAAMRALDPPIIRPLIAATHRMTIACCIQAKLAWREDESNQDIRFTRNWLRHAVLPMLREHLGDAVDGNIARFGAIAGSEEAAMEERATSEFAAMASEEDDGCVGLPAERLAGLSDAVARRVVRRAIAAVRGNLDDVTFADVQRALAIARGERPAAELSWCDGASQMIVLRRGHLCVTPVSAPLKHVPWQAELGIGRSLHVPAIGLDVTLLPRGGSALPDGALLTVPVPAWASAPMSVELWRSGDRIGDSSGGSGSKVADLLTRAGLKGAARRKAVVMRANDGRCAIVIWLGAHEEPAAMSAPGDAGDLHLVVRLPLDRPGNNRTTGPTRSRVL; this is encoded by the coding sequence ATGGCTAAGCCGGTCTCGGCTCCACAGGCGTGTTCAGACCCGTTCGAGGAGTTGGTCGTTGGCGCTCGCGTTGTCCTTGCCGGCTCCGGTGTTGCCGCGGGACAGCGGCTGTTGGTTGGCGTCTCGGGTGGCGCTGACTCTTCGGCGCTCCTATGCGTGCTGGCACGCATTGCCGAAGAGGATGGTCTTCTACTGACCGCGGCGCATTTGGACCATGGCCTGCGGGCCAACGCCCACGAGGACGCCAGCTGTGCGGAGATGATGTGCCGGCGGCTCGGCGTTCCGCTGGTTTCCAACCGCGAAGACGTAGATGCGATTCGCCATCGCGCCAGGTGCTCCATTGAAGAGGCGGCCCGTTTGGCGCGGCACCGGTTTTTACGCCGCGCTGCCACCGACAGCGGTGCGGCGTTGATTGCCGTTGGACACACGCGCGATGATGTGGTAGAGACCGTGCTGCTAAACCTGCTTCGGGGATCCGGTTTGCGCGGTATAGCGGCGATGCGCGCCCTCGATCCTCCGATCATCCGGCCCCTGATCGCTGCAACCCATCGCATGACGATTGCGTGCTGCATCCAGGCCAAGCTGGCTTGGCGTGAAGACGAGTCCAACCAGGATATCCGGTTCACGAGGAACTGGCTTCGGCATGCTGTGCTCCCGATGCTGCGCGAGCATCTTGGCGATGCTGTCGACGGGAACATCGCGCGGTTTGGCGCCATAGCTGGTTCGGAGGAAGCGGCTATGGAGGAACGTGCGACCTCTGAGTTTGCCGCGATGGCCTCCGAAGAGGATGATGGCTGTGTCGGATTGCCCGCGGAACGACTGGCCGGGCTTTCCGACGCCGTTGCGCGACGCGTGGTGCGACGGGCAATCGCCGCGGTGCGTGGGAACCTTGACGACGTGACCTTTGCTGACGTACAGCGTGCGCTTGCAATTGCACGCGGCGAGCGTCCGGCGGCAGAACTGAGCTGGTGCGATGGCGCATCGCAGATGATCGTACTGCGGCGCGGACACCTGTGTGTCACGCCGGTGAGCGCTCCACTCAAACACGTGCCGTGGCAGGCCGAGCTTGGCATTGGCCGATCCTTACATGTACCTGCAATCGGCTTGGACGTAACGCTCCTGCCGCGAGGCGGGAGTGCGCTGCCGGATGGCGCGCTCCTTACGGTACCGGTGCCTGCCTGGGCGTCGGCGCCGATGAGCGTGGAGCTTTGGCGGAGTGGTGATCGAATAGGCGATAGTTCAGGCGGCAGTGGGAGCAAGGTTGCCGACCTGTTGACCCGCGCCGGATTGAAGGGCGCAGCGCGGCGCAAAGCGGTGGTCATGCGCGCGAACGATGGGCGGTGCGCCATCGTAATATGGTTAGGCGCCCATGAGGAGCCCGCGGCGATGTCAGCGCCTGGCGATGCCGGTGACCTGCACCTGGTGGTACGGTTACCCCTCGATCGACCCGGCAACAACCGAACGACTGGCCCCACGAGGAGCCGTGTGCTATAA
- a CDS encoding tetratricopeptide repeat protein has protein sequence MRRNRITSAVAIAALGSVMLAVWVASASWRERQFLKHASLSQLQRAAAQQPYDAAVYRYLGIKQRAEGDAAAAARSFQHAATIDPNDEESWLGWSSATAQVTGTRDATAILMLYLTRHGRSSRGHLALARLYHRNNLTSAAAAEAVRAYRLDPALSDAALLAAEDLNKEHAYEESQSILTAAIKAHPDDWRLQQAMGDLLFEENLVPDSIPFYTRAVRLRPREGVALLGLGRALLTAGGTQQVQQSLSVLQSAEAIMPADPRVWLALGQSLALNGRPADARTQLDRAEAAAPQSLIVHYQLARVDLQLGDRAASAKEAQLHESLLALHNQRVTLTGLVNAQPRDASLWLRLAQVCDRQRDITAARAACADALAIAPHLGAAISLSRSLNRLPPVETNKGD, from the coding sequence TTGCGCCGTAACCGTATCACATCGGCCGTTGCCATCGCCGCGCTCGGCTCGGTCATGCTGGCTGTGTGGGTGGCTTCTGCTTCGTGGCGTGAGCGGCAGTTCCTGAAACACGCCTCCCTGAGCCAGCTCCAGCGAGCGGCGGCGCAGCAGCCTTACGATGCGGCAGTCTATCGGTACCTCGGCATCAAACAGCGCGCCGAGGGCGATGCGGCCGCGGCGGCTAGATCATTCCAGCATGCCGCCACCATCGACCCAAACGACGAGGAAAGCTGGCTTGGCTGGTCCAGCGCTACGGCGCAAGTAACCGGAACGCGCGATGCGACCGCAATTCTAATGCTGTACCTCACTAGGCACGGGCGCAGCAGTCGCGGTCACCTGGCGCTGGCCCGGCTGTACCACCGCAACAACCTCACTTCGGCCGCTGCGGCAGAGGCCGTGCGCGCGTACCGTCTCGATCCCGCTCTTTCGGATGCCGCGCTTCTGGCCGCAGAGGACCTGAACAAGGAGCACGCGTACGAGGAGTCTCAAAGCATCTTGACTGCGGCCATAAAGGCGCATCCTGACGATTGGCGGCTGCAGCAGGCGATGGGCGATCTGCTGTTCGAAGAGAATCTCGTTCCGGATAGCATCCCGTTCTACACAAGGGCTGTTCGGCTCAGACCTCGGGAAGGAGTTGCGCTTCTAGGCCTGGGCAGAGCTCTGTTGACGGCCGGTGGCACGCAGCAGGTCCAACAGTCATTGAGCGTGCTCCAGAGCGCGGAAGCGATCATGCCTGCGGACCCCCGCGTATGGCTTGCCCTCGGCCAGAGCCTGGCGTTGAATGGCCGGCCGGCGGATGCGCGCACCCAGCTGGATCGGGCCGAGGCAGCGGCGCCGCAGAGCCTTATCGTACATTACCAACTCGCGCGCGTCGATCTGCAGCTTGGCGATCGCGCCGCTTCCGCGAAGGAGGCACAGCTCCACGAGTCTCTCCTGGCGCTTCACAATCAGCGCGTGACACTCACGGGTCTGGTAAACGCACAGCCGCGCGACGCGTCGCTCTGGCTGCGGCTGGCACAGGTCTGTGATCGACAGCGCGACATCACGGCAGCCAGGGCCGCATGTGCCGATGCTTTGGCGATTGCCCCACATCTTGGCGCCGCGATATCGCTTTCGAGATCACTCAACCGCCTCCCACCGGTTGAGACGAACAAAGGAGATTGA
- the modA gene encoding molybdate ABC transporter substrate-binding protein has protein sequence MKATACICPCLALAVLAGCHSTATGKQPLRIAVAADAAGAARDIGTAFTAQTGIPTVVVPGASGVLEQQIAGGAPYGVFLSADSSFVDKLIHSGQGDAASAAVYSHGTLVLVSRTGLPDVRTVRDLANARYQHISVANPAVAPYGAAAVQALHTAGIWPQVKSRVVYAGNVIEALQQVSTGNSDAAFTSLTLTINRKPPAMVVPAAQYRPIAQKMCVTKYGDRSPAALQWVKVLMSRQGTAILAAHGLKR, from the coding sequence TTGAAGGCAACGGCGTGCATTTGCCCTTGTCTGGCGCTCGCTGTCCTGGCTGGCTGCCATTCTACGGCTACGGGCAAGCAACCGCTGCGGATCGCTGTTGCGGCGGATGCAGCCGGTGCTGCGAGGGATATTGGGACCGCCTTTACCGCCCAAACCGGCATTCCCACGGTGGTAGTGCCCGGTGCCAGCGGCGTCCTGGAGCAGCAGATTGCCGGTGGCGCGCCATACGGCGTATTCCTGTCGGCCGACAGCTCGTTTGTCGACAAGCTGATCCACTCCGGACAGGGCGATGCGGCCTCGGCAGCCGTGTATTCACACGGCACGCTCGTGCTGGTATCACGCACGGGTCTCCCTGATGTGCGTACAGTGCGCGATCTTGCCAATGCTCGCTACCAGCATATATCGGTTGCCAATCCCGCTGTGGCGCCCTACGGTGCGGCCGCGGTGCAGGCGCTGCACACTGCGGGCATCTGGCCCCAGGTGAAGTCGCGTGTGGTGTATGCTGGGAACGTCATCGAGGCGCTTCAGCAGGTTTCTACCGGCAACTCCGACGCGGCGTTCACCAGTCTTACGCTTACCATCAATCGTAAGCCGCCAGCCATGGTCGTGCCCGCAGCGCAGTACCGCCCGATCGCCCAGAAAATGTGCGTTACCAAATACGGCGATCGGTCGCCGGCGGCCCTGCAGTGGGTGAAGGTGCTTATGAGTCGGCAGGGCACTGCCATTCTGGCTGCACATGGGCTGAAGCGATAA
- the odhB gene encoding 2-oxoglutarate dehydrogenase complex dihydrolipoyllysine-residue succinyltransferase has protein sequence MSVDIRVPTMGESVAEATVGRWLKQLGDTVTVGEPVVELETDKVNLEAFADSAGTIEKIAVQTGASVKAGDLLATIASDATVSAEQPAPAPAPKTVPPVPEEPRHADEHRPSATPVAARMAERAGLDVAAMTGSGTSGKVQKADVARALQAPPAAPVASTPTALAVLAPTADREERVRITRRRQTIMVRLKEAQNTAAMLTTFNEVDMSAIIDIRKRRKEQFLEKWGVGLGFMSFFTRASVGALREFPVVNGEIRDGEIVLKHYYDIGIAVATPDGLVVPVVRDADRKTFAQIEREIGALAARARENRLTLDDISGGTFTITNGGVFGSLLSTPILNTPQVGILGMHTIQERPVVRGGEVVARPMMYLALSYDHRLVDGSDAVRFLVRVKEFLEDPEQLLLAG, from the coding sequence ATGTCGGTTGATATTCGCGTGCCAACCATGGGCGAATCGGTTGCCGAGGCCACGGTAGGGCGCTGGCTGAAGCAGCTCGGCGACACGGTAACCGTGGGCGAGCCGGTCGTGGAGCTTGAAACGGACAAGGTCAACCTCGAGGCATTTGCCGATTCGGCCGGCACGATCGAGAAAATCGCTGTGCAAACGGGCGCCTCGGTGAAGGCCGGAGACTTGTTGGCAACCATTGCTTCAGATGCCACTGTTTCCGCCGAACAACCTGCGCCAGCACCGGCACCGAAGACCGTGCCACCCGTTCCGGAAGAGCCACGCCATGCCGATGAGCATCGGCCGTCGGCAACGCCGGTTGCCGCGCGGATGGCGGAAAGAGCTGGGCTGGATGTTGCGGCGATGACCGGATCGGGCACAAGCGGCAAAGTTCAGAAGGCCGATGTAGCACGTGCGCTGCAAGCGCCGCCTGCTGCGCCGGTGGCTTCCACGCCCACGGCGCTAGCAGTCCTGGCCCCGACGGCGGACCGCGAAGAGCGCGTCCGAATCACCCGGAGACGCCAGACCATCATGGTCCGCCTCAAGGAGGCGCAGAATACGGCAGCGATGCTGACCACCTTCAATGAGGTGGATATGTCGGCGATTATAGATATCCGCAAGCGGCGCAAAGAACAGTTTCTGGAAAAGTGGGGCGTCGGCCTCGGATTCATGTCGTTCTTCACGCGGGCGAGTGTTGGAGCGCTGCGTGAGTTTCCCGTAGTAAATGGCGAGATCCGCGACGGCGAGATCGTGCTGAAGCACTACTACGACATCGGCATCGCGGTGGCGACGCCCGACGGGTTGGTCGTGCCCGTTGTACGCGATGCCGATCGCAAGACCTTTGCCCAGATTGAGCGAGAGATCGGTGCGCTGGCGGCGCGGGCGCGGGAGAACCGGCTGACGCTGGACGACATATCGGGCGGTACGTTCACCATTACGAACGGTGGTGTGTTCGGCTCACTGCTCTCGACACCTATCCTGAATACGCCCCAGGTAGGCATTCTCGGTATGCATACCATTCAGGAACGGCCGGTGGTGCGTGGCGGCGAGGTGGTGGCGCGCCCGATGATGTATCTGGCGCTCTCATACGATCACCGCCTGGTAGATGGTAGTGATGCGGTTCGATTTCTTGTGCGGGTCAAGGAGTTCCTGGAGGACCCGGAACAGCTGTTACTGGCCGGTTAG